In Deltaproteobacteria bacterium, one DNA window encodes the following:
- the rpsC gene encoding 30S ribosomal protein S3: MGQKVNPIGFRVGVIRTWESRWFAKGRKYFENLHEDLRLRDFLKSKLKHAGVARIEIERAAEKLKIIIQTARPGIVIGKKGTGIDSLKNEVQSLTKSEVYLNIQEVRKPDIDSQLVAENIALQLEKRVSWRRAMKKALAAGVKGGVKGIKIRVSGRLDGAEIARSEWYNQKSVPLHTLRADIDYGTAEALTTYGIIGVKVWIYKGDILSTREIEEAGRVKS, from the coding sequence GTGGGTCAAAAGGTAAATCCAATTGGTTTTAGAGTAGGCGTGATAAGAACCTGGGAGTCAAGATGGTTTGCAAAGGGAAGAAAATACTTTGAAAATCTACATGAAGACTTGAGATTAAGGGATTTTTTGAAGTCGAAATTGAAACACGCTGGGGTGGCGCGGATTGAAATTGAAAGAGCTGCCGAAAAACTAAAAATAATAATTCAAACAGCGCGACCAGGGATAGTAATTGGAAAAAAAGGCACAGGGATAGATTCTCTTAAAAATGAGGTTCAGTCTTTAACTAAAAGTGAAGTTTATTTAAATATTCAAGAAGTGAGAAAACCAGATATTGATTCTCAGTTGGTTGCTGAGAACATTGCTCTTCAGCTTGAAAAAAGAGTTTCTTGGAGAAGAGCAATGAAAAAAGCTCTTGCTGCCGGAGTAAAGGGTGGAGTTAAGGGAATAAAAATTAGAGTGTCTGGTAGGCTTGATGGTGCAGAAATAGCTAGATCAGAGTGGTATAACCAAAAAAGTGTACCATTGCACACATTGAGGGCAGATATAGATTATGGAACGGCTGAGGCTTTAACTACCTATGGTATAATCGGTGTTAAGGTTTGGATTTATAAAGGTGATATTTTAAGCACTCGTGAAATTGAGGAGGCTGGTCGTGTTAAGTCCTAA
- the fusA gene encoding elongation factor G, whose protein sequence is MSAKEPNKVSDLAYTRNIGIAAHIDAGKTTTSERILFYSGKSHKIGEVHEGNTAMDWMVQEQERGITITSASTTLFWNDYRINLIDTPGHVDFTIEVERSLRVLDGAIAVFDAVSGVEPQSETVWRQANKFKVPRICFINKMDRVGANFFESVSSIKLKLNANPIILQIPYGLEDNFKGVIDLIEMKLHLWGEESKFGDSYITSDIPEENIKEVIEYRKKIVESIVELDDDLVDLFLKGEEISVLSLKKSLRKSVVNLKAFPVFCGSAFKNKGIQPLLDAVIDYLPSPIDKLFLTATDYRNELPVEFKVNFEDPFVGLAFKIANDPFSGNLTYVRAYSGTLKVGDVLLNPRVNKKEKIQKILKMHANHREEVVDLKAGDIGAVIGLKFTGTGDSLCNEKRLIILESIKSPEPVISVVVEAKSSADQVKMIQSLEKLEKEDPSCKVKTDPETGQILLFGMGELHLEILLDRLNREFKINANKGKPQVSYRETISTSVEILESFEKNIAGEDHFAKVKIFVESIPVEKGIEFKNNVSLNNEFNTLMLKAVENGFRESAEVGALAGFSMLGVRATLLSVEYNKESISEIAFKAATMVGFKEALKRCKCEILEPIFKLEVICPEDFLGSIVSDLNSRRGKITLIESKGALGQVINAEVPLGQLFGYATDVRSLSQGRATFSMEFLNYLRVPPKTCMELLNSMGR, encoded by the coding sequence ATGTCGGCCAAAGAGCCTAATAAGGTCAGTGATTTAGCATATACACGAAATATTGGTATCGCTGCCCATATCGATGCTGGAAAAACAACTACTTCTGAAAGAATATTATTCTATTCTGGCAAGAGTCATAAAATTGGTGAGGTTCACGAAGGTAATACGGCTATGGACTGGATGGTCCAAGAGCAAGAGAGAGGTATTACAATAACCTCCGCTTCAACGACTCTGTTTTGGAATGATTATCGTATAAATTTAATTGATACCCCTGGACATGTTGATTTTACAATTGAGGTTGAAAGATCACTAAGGGTGCTTGATGGAGCAATTGCGGTATTTGATGCTGTGAGCGGTGTGGAGCCCCAATCGGAGACGGTTTGGAGGCAGGCCAACAAATTTAAAGTTCCTAGAATTTGTTTCATAAACAAGATGGATAGAGTTGGGGCAAATTTTTTTGAATCAGTTTCCTCTATAAAATTAAAATTAAATGCTAATCCGATAATTCTACAAATTCCTTATGGGCTTGAGGATAATTTTAAAGGTGTAATTGATCTTATTGAAATGAAGCTGCATCTCTGGGGGGAAGAATCTAAGTTTGGAGATTCTTACATAACTTCTGATATTCCTGAAGAGAATATCAAAGAGGTTATCGAATATAGAAAAAAAATAGTTGAAAGTATTGTTGAATTAGATGATGACCTTGTCGATTTATTTCTAAAGGGTGAGGAAATTAGTGTTTTAAGTTTAAAAAAATCTCTTAGAAAATCTGTAGTAAATCTAAAAGCCTTTCCTGTTTTTTGTGGGTCTGCTTTTAAGAATAAGGGCATTCAGCCGCTTTTAGATGCTGTCATTGACTACTTGCCTTCTCCTATCGATAAGTTATTTCTAACGGCAACTGATTATAGAAACGAGCTTCCGGTTGAGTTTAAAGTTAACTTCGAGGATCCTTTTGTTGGCCTTGCATTTAAAATTGCAAATGACCCTTTTTCTGGAAATTTAACCTATGTTAGGGCATATTCTGGAACTTTAAAAGTGGGAGATGTGCTTTTAAATCCAAGAGTAAACAAAAAAGAAAAAATTCAAAAAATATTAAAAATGCATGCTAATCATCGTGAAGAAGTGGTGGACCTTAAAGCTGGAGATATAGGTGCTGTTATTGGTTTAAAGTTCACTGGCACAGGGGACAGCCTGTGTAATGAAAAACGATTAATCATTCTAGAATCAATAAAGAGTCCAGAGCCTGTAATTTCAGTCGTAGTTGAGGCTAAATCTTCTGCGGATCAAGTAAAAATGATTCAGTCATTAGAAAAGTTAGAGAAAGAAGATCCATCTTGTAAAGTCAAAACCGATCCAGAAACCGGACAAATTTTACTTTTTGGTATGGGTGAATTGCATTTAGAAATTCTATTGGATCGATTGAACAGAGAGTTTAAAATTAATGCAAACAAAGGAAAGCCTCAGGTTTCATACAGGGAGACTATTTCAACTTCTGTTGAGATTCTGGAATCATTTGAAAAAAATATTGCAGGTGAAGATCATTTTGCGAAAGTTAAAATTTTTGTTGAATCAATTCCAGTTGAAAAGGGTATTGAGTTTAAAAATAATGTATCTCTAAATAATGAATTTAATACATTGATGTTAAAAGCTGTTGAGAATGGATTTAGAGAAAGTGCTGAGGTTGGTGCGCTAGCTGGATTTTCCATGCTCGGAGTAAGGGCAACTTTATTGAGTGTAGAATACAATAAAGAAAGTATTTCTGAAATTGCTTTTAAAGCGGCAACAATGGTTGGATTTAAAGAAGCATTAAAGCGATGTAAGTGTGAAATTTTGGAACCTATTTTTAAACTGGAAGTAATTTGTCCAGAGGATTTTTTAGGAAGCATAGTGTCTGATTTAAATTCTAGAAGAGGTAAAATAACATTAATTGAGTCAAAAGGCGCGTTGGGGCAAGTGATTAATGCTGAAGTGCCTTTGGGGCAACTGTTTGGATATGCTACAGATGTGAGAAGTCTTAGTCAGGGGCGTGCAACTTTTTCAATGGAATTTCTTAATTATTTAAGAGTGCCCCCTAAAACCTGTATGGAATTATTAAATTCAATGGGTAGATAA
- the rpsJ gene encoding 30S ribosomal protein S10 yields MQSQKIRIRLKAFDHKLLDQSTKEIVDTARRTGAKVAGPIPLPTRINRYTVLRSPHVDKKSREQFEIRTHKRMLDILEPTQQTIDQLMKLDLSAGVDVEIKLSAK; encoded by the coding sequence ATGCAAAGTCAAAAAATTCGAATTCGTCTAAAGGCGTTTGATCATAAGTTATTAGATCAATCCACAAAAGAAATAGTTGATACAGCCAGAAGGACTGGTGCGAAGGTAGCTGGGCCGATACCCTTGCCGACTAGAATTAACAGATATACGGTTTTAAGATCTCCGCATGTCGATAAGAAATCGAGAGAGCAGTTTGAAATAAGAACTCATAAGAGAATGCTTGATATTCTAGAGCCCACTCAGCAAACAATTGATCAGCTTATGAAGTTGGACTTGTCTGCTGGTGTTGACGTTGAAATTAAATTATCTGCTAAATAA
- the rpsG gene encoding 30S ribosomal protein S7 produces the protein MSRRKKTFKREIIPDPVYKDLVFAKFINKMTIQGKKATAQKLFYGALSELEGKVPNEESINVLKKAIENTKPSIEVRSRRVGGATYQVPVDVRPTRRLSLAMKWLIEYSRSRGEKDFSKRLAGEILDAFNNKGNSVKKKEDVHRMAEANKAFSHYNW, from the coding sequence ATGTCACGCAGAAAAAAAACCTTCAAAAGAGAAATCATACCAGATCCTGTATACAAGGATCTAGTGTTTGCCAAATTTATCAATAAAATGACAATTCAGGGTAAGAAGGCTACCGCTCAAAAGTTATTTTATGGAGCTTTATCTGAACTCGAAGGAAAAGTTCCAAATGAAGAATCGATAAATGTTTTAAAAAAAGCCATTGAAAATACCAAGCCGTCTATAGAAGTTAGATCAAGACGGGTGGGTGGCGCAACTTATCAAGTTCCTGTAGATGTTAGGCCGACGAGAAGATTATCATTAGCTATGAAGTGGTTGATAGAGTACTCTCGTAGTAGGGGAGAGAAGGATTTTTCTAAGCGACTGGCTGGAGAGATATTAGATGCCTTTAATAATAAAGGTAACTCTGTTAAGAAAAAAGAAGATGTTCATAGAATGGCTGAAGCTAACAAAGCTTTCTCTCATTATAATTGGTAA
- a CDS encoding 30S ribosomal protein S12, whose protein sequence is MPTINQLIKKERSSQKNQTKSPALTSCPQKRGVCTRVYTTTPKKPNSALRKVAKVRLSNGFEVISYIPGIGHNLQEHSVVLIRGGRVKDLPGVRYHIVRGVLDLQGVNGRLRSRSKYGTKRPKK, encoded by the coding sequence GTGCCTACTATTAACCAACTTATAAAAAAAGAGAGATCATCTCAAAAAAATCAAACTAAGTCTCCTGCGTTGACGTCGTGTCCTCAAAAAAGGGGAGTTTGCACAAGAGTGTACACAACAACTCCCAAAAAACCAAATTCGGCATTAAGAAAAGTGGCAAAGGTTAGGCTTTCAAATGGTTTTGAAGTTATCTCTTATATTCCAGGCATAGGACATAACTTACAAGAACACTCAGTTGTTCTCATTAGAGGTGGAAGAGTAAAAGACTTGCCAGGTGTTAGATATCATATCGTTCGTGGAGTTCTAGATCTTCAAGGTGTAAATGGTAGATTGAGAAGTAGATCAAAATATGGAACAAAAAGACCTAAAAAGTAA
- the rplD gene encoding 50S ribosomal protein L4 gives MAVLDVVNMDNIKVSSVELPDSIVQGEVDQSLLHSIVKWQLASRRQGTHMTKTKGLVSGGGKKPFKQKGTGNARQGSTRSPLMPGGGTVFGPQPRDYSYVVPKKMRRAGLRMALTHLIKNNKFIVLDDLKSDGKTKSFLNNLKKLGLEKAVVTDSSSNELILRASRNLEKYVFIPTVGLNVYDLLKYDALICTKSSIKGLVERVEVVS, from the coding sequence ATGGCAGTTTTAGACGTGGTAAATATGGACAATATAAAAGTGAGTTCGGTTGAATTGCCAGATTCGATTGTTCAGGGTGAGGTTGATCAATCATTGCTTCATTCTATTGTTAAATGGCAATTGGCTTCTCGAAGGCAAGGAACGCATATGACTAAAACAAAGGGTTTGGTCAGTGGTGGAGGCAAAAAGCCATTTAAGCAGAAAGGTACTGGAAATGCAAGGCAGGGATCGACAAGGTCTCCTCTTATGCCAGGTGGTGGAACTGTTTTTGGTCCTCAGCCGAGAGACTATTCTTATGTTGTTCCGAAAAAAATGAGAAGAGCGGGGTTAAGAATGGCGCTCACTCATCTTATAAAAAATAATAAGTTTATAGTTTTGGATGATTTAAAATCAGATGGAAAAACTAAATCATTTTTAAATAATCTCAAAAAGTTGGGCTTGGAAAAGGCAGTAGTTACGGATTCAAGTTCAAATGAACTGATTTTAAGAGCAAGCAGAAATCTAGAAAAATATGTATTTATTCCTACTGTGGGCCTAAATGTTTATGATTTACTTAAATATGACGCATTAATTTGTACAAAAAGTTCAATTAAGGGGCTTGTTGAAAGAGTTGAGGTGGTTTCTTGA
- the rplP gene encoding 50S ribosomal protein L16, with translation MLSPKRVKWRKQFVGRSKGLAYRGSNLDFGDYGLQALEAGKLTARQLEAGRIAISRSVKRGGKIWCRVFPNIPVTKKAAETRMGSGKGNPEFWVSQILPGKILFELDGVTTEQAKEAFERAAHKLPFKTRFLSRE, from the coding sequence GTGTTAAGTCCTAAAAGGGTTAAATGGAGAAAGCAGTTTGTTGGAAGATCTAAAGGCTTGGCCTATAGGGGTTCTAATTTAGATTTTGGAGATTATGGATTGCAAGCTTTAGAGGCGGGTAAGCTAACGGCAAGACAATTAGAAGCTGGTAGAATTGCGATTTCAAGAAGCGTAAAAAGAGGTGGAAAAATTTGGTGTAGGGTATTTCCTAACATACCTGTAACAAAAAAAGCAGCTGAAACCAGAATGGGGAGCGGAAAGGGAAATCCTGAGTTTTGGGTTTCCCAGATATTGCCTGGAAAAATTCTATTCGAGTTGGATGGGGTTACTACGGAGCAAGCAAAAGAAGCCTTTGAAAGAGCAGCACATAAACTTCCATTTAAGACAAGATTTTTGTCAAGAGAGTAG
- the rplW gene encoding 50S ribosomal protein L23, whose protein sequence is MKNLDLFPLITEKAALNAEAGTYVFKSKCDCDKLEIKSFVEKRFSVKVVSVRTSIFSRAQKNKKNGKLIKSYFKKVYVKLGKGMKIPLFEGV, encoded by the coding sequence TTGAAAAATTTAGATTTATTCCCTTTGATAACGGAAAAAGCAGCTTTGAATGCAGAGGCTGGTACTTACGTATTCAAGTCAAAGTGTGATTGTGATAAGCTTGAAATTAAATCTTTTGTTGAAAAACGATTCTCTGTGAAGGTTGTATCTGTAAGAACTTCTATTTTTTCAAGAGCGCAAAAAAATAAAAAAAATGGAAAACTAATTAAGAGTTATTTTAAAAAAGTGTACGTTAAACTTGGTAAGGGGATGAAGATTCCTCTTTTTGAAGGTGTGTAG
- the rpsS gene encoding 30S ribosomal protein S19, giving the protein MGRSLKKGPFVDHHLLSKINNAIEKNDKKVIKTWSRRSTILPDCIGLTFAVHNGKKFVPLYVTENMIGHKFGEFAPTRTFNGHAEKKAQAAPASVKK; this is encoded by the coding sequence ATGGGTAGGTCATTAAAAAAGGGTCCATTTGTGGATCATCATTTGTTAAGTAAAATTAATAATGCAATTGAAAAAAATGATAAAAAAGTTATTAAAACTTGGTCAAGACGATCTACAATTTTGCCAGATTGTATTGGGCTTACGTTTGCGGTTCATAACGGAAAAAAATTTGTCCCATTGTATGTGACTGAAAACATGATTGGCCATAAATTTGGTGAGTTTGCACCAACAAGAACATTTAACGGACACGCAGAGAAAAAAGCGCAAGCAGCTCCGGCGTCAGTGAAAAAATAG
- the rplV gene encoding 50S ribosomal protein L22, whose protein sequence is MEAKASLKYARVGCQKARLVANVVRGKKVDLALKTLNFMDQKSAELFRKLIESAVANAEFKKLMDIDRLFVKSIYVDQGPSLKRFRPRAQGRAFGVKKKTSHLNVVLEEK, encoded by the coding sequence ATGGAAGCTAAAGCATCATTAAAATATGCAAGAGTTGGATGTCAAAAAGCAAGATTGGTTGCTAACGTTGTTAGGGGAAAAAAGGTGGATCTGGCTTTGAAAACTTTAAATTTTATGGACCAAAAATCAGCTGAATTGTTTAGAAAATTAATTGAGTCTGCGGTCGCAAATGCTGAATTTAAAAAACTTATGGATATTGATAGATTATTTGTGAAATCTATTTATGTTGATCAAGGACCAAGTCTAAAACGTTTTAGACCAAGAGCGCAAGGCAGGGCGTTTGGAGTAAAGAAGAAAACTAGTCATCTAAACGTTGTATTAGAGGAGAAATAA
- the rplB gene encoding 50S ribosomal protein L2 encodes MGIKIFNPTSDGRRGMTGYDFSEITKSEPEKSLTIKLKKHSARNNYGRITMRHVGGGHKKLYRIIDFKREKIDVPAVVKSIEYDPYRTSRIALLHYLDGAKSYILCPIGLNVGDSVTSSDKADIKPGNSLPLKYIPVGTIIHNIELRPGKGGQICRGAGASAVLVAKEEKYCQVRMPSGEVKQVLSSNRASIGQVGNTDNENINLGKAGRSRWRGIRPSVRGMAMNPVDHPLGGGEGVGKGHHPVTPWGQQCKGFKTRNSKRTDYSIVKRRK; translated from the coding sequence ATGGGAATAAAGATATTTAATCCAACATCTGATGGTCGTAGGGGAATGACAGGGTATGATTTTTCTGAAATTACAAAAAGTGAACCAGAAAAATCTTTAACGATTAAGTTGAAGAAGCATAGCGCAAGAAACAACTATGGCCGAATAACAATGAGGCATGTTGGTGGTGGTCATAAAAAGTTGTACAGAATTATTGATTTTAAAAGAGAAAAAATAGATGTACCTGCAGTAGTAAAATCGATAGAATATGATCCATACAGAACGAGTAGAATTGCCTTGCTCCATTATCTAGATGGAGCAAAATCGTATATTCTTTGTCCCATTGGTCTTAATGTTGGGGACTCTGTCACTTCAAGTGATAAAGCTGATATAAAACCAGGAAATTCATTACCACTCAAATATATTCCGGTCGGAACTATTATACATAACATTGAGTTAAGACCAGGAAAGGGTGGGCAAATTTGTCGAGGTGCTGGTGCCAGCGCTGTATTAGTTGCTAAGGAAGAGAAATATTGTCAAGTAAGGATGCCATCTGGTGAAGTTAAGCAAGTATTATCTTCAAATAGGGCCAGCATTGGTCAAGTGGGAAACACAGATAATGAAAACATTAATCTTGGTAAGGCTGGCAGATCTCGATGGAGAGGTATTAGGCCATCAGTTAGAGGGATGGCTATGAATCCGGTTGATCATCCTTTGGGGGGCGGAGAAGGCGTTGGTAAAGGACATCATCCAGTTACTCCATGGGGGCAGCAGTGTAAAGGATTCAAAACAAGAAACTCAAAACGTACAGATTACTCTATAGTAAAGCGACGAAAGTAG
- the rplC gene encoding 50S ribosomal protein L3, which translates to MTESNQIKLSSLYVFKEGMSTYFDDNGAAIPVTVLRYSPWVVSQIKTKENDGYEALQISCEPKKVKNSNKSEIGHSKKIGQEVGFRYVKEVRGSFDQNAVLGAVVSIESLVKGDLIKVTAKSKGHGFVGSVRRWSFAGGPASHGSKFHRQPGSSGNRTWPGRVMPGKKFPGHWGDETVTVKNLKVFDVIPAENVLIVRGSVPGARNSLVRLVKV; encoded by the coding sequence ATGACAGAATCTAATCAAATTAAATTAAGTTCGCTTTATGTATTCAAAGAGGGCATGTCTACTTACTTTGACGACAACGGTGCGGCTATTCCTGTTACGGTATTAAGATATTCTCCTTGGGTTGTATCTCAGATAAAAACTAAAGAGAATGATGGATATGAAGCTCTTCAAATCTCTTGTGAGCCTAAAAAAGTTAAAAACTCTAATAAATCGGAAATTGGTCATAGTAAAAAAATTGGACAAGAGGTTGGTTTTAGATATGTAAAAGAGGTTAGAGGGAGTTTTGACCAAAATGCCGTTCTTGGGGCAGTTGTATCAATTGAATCTTTAGTAAAGGGTGATCTGATTAAGGTTACCGCAAAGTCAAAGGGACATGGGTTTGTTGGTTCTGTGAGAAGGTGGAGTTTTGCTGGTGGGCCAGCATCTCATGGGTCGAAATTTCATAGACAGCCTGGTTCAAGTGGTAATAGAACTTGGCCTGGAAGAGTAATGCCAGGTAAAAAATTTCCAGGTCATTGGGGGGATGAGACTGTAACTGTTAAGAATTTAAAAGTTTTTGATGTAATCCCTGCAGAGAATGTGCTTATCGTGAGGGGCTCGGTTCCAGGGGCCAGAAATTCTTTGGTAAGATTGGTGAAGGTGTAG